The Salinispora tropica CNB-440 genome has a window encoding:
- a CDS encoding MFS transporter — MAEATAVTATARRFRPQFSFAPLRTRGYRLLFAAELVSVFGDAFHAVALPFLVYQFGGGARDLGLLVAGYGLCRLVTTPLGGVFSDRIGPWRVMLISDLIRILFTAGIVVVAVTGAGGMFGVAVLVAGTGLGAGMFQPAAYAITPRLLPAEQLQAGNGLHSTATFAAGMIGPGVAGLVVIALSPAVAFGVDAVTFAVSAACLAMIGGMGRAAAMPLAAPTGGGGSPQHESGDGTPPSDPTIGFWRLLRESALLRTVLLVTGAANLTVGGMVRVGLPSLNNDDFAAGAGGLGGLLAAFTAGSLVGGLCSAGLAGLPRRGATAMVSGLVLGGAVALVPFAGYLGAVVALSVAGLASTVTNVLVITIVQQNTAPHLLGRVMSAIVFAALSLFPFSTIAAGLVIDAYGSTAIFLGTAAALLAAFGYGFTRRELRQR, encoded by the coding sequence ATGGCTGAGGCTACGGCGGTCACCGCCACCGCTCGCCGCTTCCGGCCGCAGTTCAGCTTCGCTCCCCTGCGCACCCGCGGATACCGGCTGTTGTTCGCCGCCGAGCTGGTCTCCGTCTTCGGCGACGCCTTTCACGCGGTGGCGCTTCCGTTTCTGGTCTATCAATTCGGCGGCGGCGCTCGGGACCTCGGCCTGCTGGTCGCCGGCTACGGGCTGTGCCGGTTGGTGACGACACCGCTGGGTGGAGTCTTCTCCGACCGGATCGGACCCTGGCGGGTGATGCTGATCTCTGATCTGATTCGGATCCTCTTCACCGCCGGCATCGTCGTGGTTGCCGTGACCGGCGCTGGAGGCATGTTCGGCGTAGCGGTGTTGGTGGCCGGCACCGGGCTGGGTGCCGGAATGTTCCAGCCCGCTGCCTACGCGATCACGCCGCGGCTGCTGCCCGCCGAGCAGTTACAGGCTGGCAACGGGCTACACAGCACCGCGACCTTCGCCGCCGGAATGATCGGTCCGGGTGTCGCTGGCCTCGTGGTGATCGCCCTATCGCCAGCGGTCGCGTTCGGGGTAGACGCCGTGACCTTCGCCGTTTCGGCGGCCTGCCTGGCGATGATCGGCGGTATGGGGCGCGCTGCGGCGATGCCGCTGGCGGCCCCCACCGGTGGCGGCGGGTCACCGCAGCACGAGTCGGGCGACGGGACGCCGCCGAGTGATCCTACGATCGGGTTCTGGCGACTGCTTCGTGAGTCGGCGCTGTTGCGTACCGTGCTGCTGGTCACCGGGGCCGCCAACCTTACCGTCGGCGGAATGGTCCGGGTGGGCCTGCCGTCGCTGAACAACGACGACTTCGCCGCCGGTGCGGGCGGGCTGGGCGGGCTGCTCGCCGCCTTCACCGCCGGATCGCTGGTGGGTGGGCTCTGCTCCGCCGGTCTGGCGGGGTTGCCCCGACGCGGAGCGACGGCGATGGTGTCGGGCCTGGTGTTGGGCGGGGCTGTCGCCTTGGTGCCCTTCGCCGGCTATCTCGGCGCCGTGGTCGCACTCTCCGTGGCCGGCCTCGCCAGCACCGTCACGAACGTACTGGTGATCACGATCGTGCAGCAGAACACCGCGCCACACCTACTCGGCCGGGTGATGAGCGCGATCGTCTTCGCTGCGCTGAGCCTGTTTCCGTTCTCCACGATCGCCGCCGGACTGGTGATTGACGCCTATGGCAGCACGGCGATCTTCCTGGGCACGGCGGCGGCGCTGCTGGCCGCGTTCGGCTACGGCTTCACCCGCCGCGAGCTACGGCAGCGGTGA
- a CDS encoding cytochrome P450 family protein, whose amino-acid sequence MESVTSTSAPPPVPYIADPYPALARIRANGPVSILHSDEGIPMWVIARYRNVRAALADPRFGQDARRAQTLADNRVAGVTLGGDVIHMLNSDPPDHTRLRHLVQGAFTARRVAAMRPLVERITTSLLDGVGGRQTVDLVQDFAFPLPMLVICELLGFPAEERDAYRSWSTAILTHNDDPAAFATALRDMTDYIEVQLRHRRARPGEDLLTELLAARDAGQLTDDEIVGMVFLLLIGGHETTVNLLGTATLALVRNPDQHRWLLANPHALSEAIDEFLRYESPVAMATLRFTTAPVTVDDVVIPAGELVLVSLGGANRDPDRFPDADRLILDRRDTGHLAFGHGLHRCLGAFLGKLEGEVALGALLGRYPGLTLAAEVRQLRWRDTIMLRGLESLPVSLHG is encoded by the coding sequence ATGGAGTCCGTGACCAGCACGTCGGCGCCGCCACCGGTGCCGTATATCGCCGATCCGTACCCGGCGTTGGCCCGCATCCGGGCCAACGGACCGGTATCGATCCTGCACAGCGACGAGGGCATACCGATGTGGGTCATTGCCCGCTACCGAAACGTGCGCGCGGCGCTCGCCGACCCACGGTTCGGGCAGGACGCCCGCCGCGCCCAGACGCTGGCCGACAACCGGGTTGCCGGGGTCACCCTCGGCGGTGACGTCATCCACATGCTCAACAGCGACCCGCCGGACCACACCCGGTTGCGGCACCTCGTTCAGGGGGCGTTCACCGCTCGCCGGGTGGCGGCGATGCGGCCACTGGTGGAACGCATCACCACCTCGTTGCTGGACGGGGTCGGCGGTCGACAGACAGTGGACCTGGTGCAGGACTTCGCCTTCCCGTTACCGATGTTGGTCATCTGTGAACTGCTTGGCTTCCCGGCCGAGGAGCGAGACGCCTACCGTTCCTGGTCAACGGCGATTCTGACGCACAACGACGACCCTGCGGCCTTCGCCACGGCGCTGCGGGACATGACCGACTACATCGAGGTTCAGCTACGACATCGACGGGCCCGCCCCGGCGAGGACCTGCTGACCGAGTTACTGGCCGCACGTGACGCGGGCCAGCTCACCGACGACGAAATCGTCGGTATGGTCTTCCTGCTCCTGATCGGCGGGCACGAGACGACCGTCAACCTGCTCGGCACCGCCACCCTCGCCCTGGTACGCAACCCCGACCAGCACCGGTGGCTGCTGGCGAACCCGCACGCGCTGTCGGAGGCGATAGACGAGTTCCTCCGCTACGAGTCCCCGGTCGCCATGGCGACGCTACGGTTCACCACCGCGCCGGTCACCGTCGACGACGTCGTGATTCCCGCCGGTGAGCTGGTACTGGTGTCGCTCGGCGGGGCCAACCGGGACCCCGACCGTTTCCCGGACGCCGACCGGTTGATCCTCGACCGGCGCGACACCGGACATCTCGCCTTCGGCCACGGCCTGCACCGCTGCCTCGGCGCGTTCCTCGGAAAACTCGAAGGTGAGGTGGCCCTCGGCGCCCTGCTGGGGCGGTACCCGGGGCTCACGCTCGCCGCCGAGGTGCGCCAGCTTCGGTGGCGGGACACGATCATGTTGCGTGGACTGGAGTCACTCCCGGTCTCCCTTCATGGCTGA
- a CDS encoding DUF5825 family protein gives MPPSSPEFTEMTEWNASGVEIQLSRDYEPTAARVPGMSFGTRRITGVWEPLVAEFYHLGVRHVRLAEPVDLCPDAGVVAARTLVLLRELTAHAISAEWVARCHDGCAGRGLFNHLYPPVRVDGAGDDAAVRGWRESFFLGMCVFRRGPGFTEVRDRRLGTLEMYTIDEPEHRAAIKKLVDGVPAGRLPAAVRQELAEARLIAEQAGHLWWLPTRAYRWPSPALSV, from the coding sequence GTGCCACCGTCGTCGCCTGAGTTCACCGAGATGACCGAGTGGAACGCGAGCGGGGTCGAGATCCAGCTGTCCCGCGACTACGAGCCCACCGCCGCCCGGGTCCCGGGAATGTCCTTCGGTACGCGACGGATCACCGGCGTGTGGGAGCCTCTCGTCGCGGAGTTCTACCACCTCGGCGTCCGGCATGTTCGGCTCGCCGAGCCGGTTGACCTGTGTCCGGACGCGGGCGTCGTCGCCGCCCGTACCTTGGTGTTGCTCCGGGAGCTGACCGCCCATGCGATCTCGGCGGAGTGGGTCGCCCGTTGTCACGACGGCTGTGCGGGTCGAGGACTGTTCAACCATCTGTATCCGCCGGTTCGGGTAGACGGCGCCGGTGACGACGCGGCGGTACGCGGTTGGCGGGAGTCGTTCTTTCTGGGGATGTGCGTATTCCGACGGGGTCCGGGATTCACCGAGGTTCGCGACCGACGGCTCGGCACGCTGGAGATGTACACCATCGACGAACCGGAGCACCGGGCGGCGATCAAAAAGTTGGTTGACGGCGTCCCGGCCGGGCGACTGCCCGCTGCCGTACGCCAGGAGCTGGCCGAGGCACGGTTGATCGCCGAGCAGGCCGGGCATCTGTGGTGGCTGCCGACCCGGGCGTACCGGTGGCCGTCTCCTGCCCTGAGCGTGTAA
- a CDS encoding RiPP maturation radical SAM C-methyltransferase has product MKVVLVSMPWGSIDVPSLALGILRTAASQGGHEVQVRYANLDFFDWAARVTNLTLADYQYFSESSYFLGAGDWVFSGLLDDSDRSFDSYARLLARNGTADAEIAQTGSMHRVVPEFIRGLAAELAATTPDVVGFTTTFQQNAASLAVARLLKQLRPQTRIVFGGANCDGPQGAALHRNFPYVDYVVRGEGEVAFPHLLDALDPLTAAPDRTKLARISGLCWRDRDGTERANPMSSTPLPPAHIVAPDYTGYLERLDASAAADWVAPKLVVEGSRGCWWGEKHHCTFCGLNGSFMQFRSKSPARFLDELLDLARRHQLLDFIVVDNILDMAYFDSVLRWLAESEYDLRLHFEVKANLRRHHFQQLSDAGAVQVQPGVENLSSNVLRLMDKGVTGCQNVRALRDAQSAGVTASWNYLYGFPGETAQDYTSVLAQLPALHHLEPPISSTRIAIERYSPYFDRPELGFASLRPAPQYAEIYRLPETELADLAYVFTSPPKGIDRTLAAELDAALATWQARYPISRLTYQELADRIVLVSRRASFDWTVLELTTPAEIELFRLLGQPRTVATLVAKVPGGAAVVEPLLSRWAALGLLFHDGGYQVHLAVESNNQVLTRIEHRRVAAQRAEEESRATVVA; this is encoded by the coding sequence ATGAAGGTCGTCCTGGTCAGCATGCCCTGGGGATCGATCGATGTTCCGTCGCTGGCGCTGGGCATCCTGCGCACGGCAGCCAGCCAGGGTGGCCACGAGGTGCAGGTTCGCTACGCGAACCTCGACTTCTTCGACTGGGCGGCCCGGGTCACCAACCTCACGCTCGCCGACTACCAGTACTTCTCCGAGTCCTCCTACTTCCTCGGCGCCGGCGACTGGGTCTTCTCCGGACTACTCGACGACTCGGACCGGTCGTTCGACTCCTACGCCCGGCTCCTGGCCCGCAACGGTACGGCCGACGCCGAGATCGCGCAGACCGGGTCGATGCACCGGGTGGTGCCCGAGTTCATTCGCGGACTCGCGGCCGAACTGGCGGCCACGACGCCCGACGTCGTCGGTTTCACCACCACGTTCCAGCAGAATGCCGCCAGCCTCGCCGTCGCCCGGCTACTCAAACAGCTACGGCCGCAGACCCGCATCGTGTTCGGTGGGGCCAACTGCGACGGGCCGCAGGGGGCGGCACTGCACCGCAACTTCCCCTACGTCGACTACGTCGTGCGGGGTGAGGGCGAGGTCGCCTTCCCACACCTACTCGACGCGCTCGATCCACTGACCGCCGCACCCGACCGGACGAAGCTGGCCAGGATCTCTGGCCTGTGCTGGCGGGACCGGGACGGAACGGAACGGGCCAACCCGATGTCGTCCACTCCCCTGCCGCCGGCCCACATCGTCGCTCCCGACTACACCGGCTACCTGGAACGGCTAGACGCGTCGGCAGCAGCCGACTGGGTGGCGCCCAAACTAGTGGTCGAAGGCTCCCGCGGTTGCTGGTGGGGCGAGAAGCACCACTGCACGTTCTGCGGGCTCAACGGGTCGTTCATGCAGTTTCGCAGCAAGAGCCCGGCCCGGTTCCTCGACGAGCTCCTCGACCTCGCACGGCGCCACCAACTGCTCGACTTCATCGTCGTCGACAACATCCTGGATATGGCCTACTTCGACTCGGTGCTGCGGTGGCTGGCCGAATCGGAGTACGACCTGCGCCTCCACTTCGAAGTCAAGGCCAACCTGCGCCGGCACCACTTCCAGCAGCTGAGCGACGCCGGTGCGGTGCAGGTCCAGCCAGGGGTGGAGAACCTCAGCAGCAATGTGCTGCGGCTAATGGACAAGGGCGTCACCGGTTGCCAGAACGTCCGGGCGTTGCGCGATGCGCAGAGCGCCGGTGTGACCGCGAGCTGGAACTACCTGTACGGGTTCCCGGGCGAGACGGCGCAGGACTACACCAGCGTCCTCGCGCAGCTGCCGGCGCTCCACCATCTGGAGCCGCCGATCAGTTCGACCCGGATCGCCATTGAGCGGTACAGCCCCTACTTCGACCGCCCCGAACTGGGGTTCGCCAGCCTGCGGCCGGCCCCCCAGTACGCCGAGATCTACCGGCTGCCCGAGACCGAGCTCGCCGACCTGGCGTACGTCTTCACGTCGCCGCCGAAGGGCATCGACCGAACCCTGGCCGCCGAACTCGACGCGGCCCTCGCCACCTGGCAGGCGCGGTATCCGATCAGCCGGCTCACGTACCAGGAACTTGCCGACCGGATCGTGCTGGTCAGCCGACGCGCCAGCTTTGACTGGACCGTACTGGAGCTGACCACGCCCGCCGAGATCGAGCTGTTTCGGCTGCTGGGCCAGCCCCGTACGGTCGCGACCCTCGTCGCCAAGGTGCCAGGCGGGGCGGCGGTCGTCGAACCGTTGCTGTCCCGGTGGGCTGCGCTGGGCCTGCTGTTTCACGACGGCGGCTACCAGGTGCACCTCGCCGTGGAGTCCAACAACCAGGTACTGACCCGGATCGAACACCGCCGAGTAGCCGCCCAGCGAGCTGAGGAGGAATCGCGTGCCACCGTCGTCGCCTGA
- a CDS encoding prolyl oligopeptidase family serine peptidase, whose product MTVHIPYAPAFAAQRPERSVEVCLNNGLTQVLAWDRHTDQRRFRTTAPNGVTAYDIEPDGRHFWWFDANPAGIGIWRRQPFRSPATAPETPPAALTGLPPGRQHGIAFDASGRRVAVGIGTDTETRCYVGRPGGPGHLVAAAVGYATVIGLTADGETIALAGRADGDTAISVIRLSDGRLDVVAGSDRRRIWALEFRPDDQSHPQLLVIVETPEHYRVGTWQRDRGIALAAALSYDTEVTAHWYGTDGQVLIQHDHAGRSRLLLADLTKGEVAAINTPPGTILDLTCAPGGEVHYVWTRESVPPQHRVTEPAAATRGAARPAGPAQLTGNAQRSELWTPQPYGRIHSFLATPPGAGPWPTLFLVHGGPYLHDRDAYDPRVELLVRAGYAVVRTNYRGSTGYGPRWQRGFGHRVGLTQLDDLASVRRHLLHRGIAEPGRVGLCGYSWGGYLVLLAMGVAPADWSVGLAVAPIADYPAAYRGTTAALREVDDELFGGGPDDVPQRYRAASPMTYLDQVRGPLFIAAAGDDDRCPPGQVRRYVAALRRRRVPHQLHWMSGGHLGDATSQTHAFDELLRYAGQALRPDRTRVATADGRPYQPTSQGGR is encoded by the coding sequence GTGACCGTGCACATTCCTTACGCGCCTGCTTTCGCCGCCCAACGGCCCGAAAGATCCGTTGAAGTCTGTCTCAACAATGGCCTGACCCAGGTCCTGGCCTGGGATCGGCACACCGACCAGCGCCGGTTCCGCACAACCGCCCCGAACGGCGTGACCGCCTACGACATCGAGCCCGACGGTCGGCACTTCTGGTGGTTCGACGCGAACCCGGCGGGCATCGGGATCTGGCGACGCCAACCGTTCCGGTCACCAGCTACCGCCCCGGAGACTCCACCCGCGGCCCTCACCGGCCTGCCACCCGGGCGGCAGCACGGGATCGCCTTCGACGCCTCCGGCCGCCGGGTCGCGGTCGGCATCGGCACCGACACCGAGACCCGGTGCTACGTGGGTCGGCCCGGCGGACCTGGGCACCTGGTGGCCGCCGCAGTGGGCTACGCAACAGTGATCGGGCTGACCGCTGACGGGGAGACGATCGCCCTGGCCGGGCGGGCCGACGGCGACACGGCGATCAGCGTCATCCGCCTCAGTGACGGTCGACTCGACGTCGTAGCCGGCAGCGACCGTCGGCGGATCTGGGCGCTCGAGTTCCGCCCCGACGACCAGTCCCACCCGCAACTGCTGGTCATCGTCGAAACACCAGAGCACTACCGGGTCGGTACCTGGCAGCGTGATCGGGGCATCGCACTGGCAGCAGCCCTCTCCTACGACACCGAGGTCACCGCCCACTGGTACGGCACCGACGGGCAGGTACTCATCCAACACGACCACGCCGGGCGCAGCCGGCTGCTGCTGGCCGACCTCACCAAGGGTGAGGTCGCCGCGATCAACACCCCACCCGGCACCATCCTGGATCTGACCTGCGCCCCAGGCGGAGAAGTCCACTATGTCTGGACCCGTGAGTCGGTGCCGCCGCAGCACCGGGTCACCGAGCCTGCCGCAGCGACCCGGGGGGCAGCGCGACCGGCTGGCCCGGCTCAGCTGACCGGTAACGCCCAGCGGAGCGAGCTGTGGACCCCCCAGCCGTACGGCCGGATTCACAGTTTCCTGGCCACCCCGCCCGGTGCCGGACCATGGCCGACCCTGTTCCTGGTCCATGGCGGGCCGTACCTCCACGATCGCGACGCCTACGACCCCCGGGTGGAACTTCTGGTGCGCGCCGGGTACGCGGTGGTCCGTACCAACTACCGGGGATCGACCGGGTACGGCCCACGGTGGCAACGGGGATTCGGCCATCGGGTCGGGCTGACACAGCTCGACGACCTCGCCTCGGTACGCCGGCACCTGCTCCACCGCGGCATCGCCGAACCAGGCCGGGTCGGTTTGTGCGGATACTCGTGGGGCGGGTACCTGGTTCTACTCGCGATGGGAGTCGCACCGGCCGACTGGTCGGTCGGTCTCGCCGTCGCCCCCATCGCCGACTACCCGGCCGCCTACCGCGGCACCACGGCGGCGTTACGCGAGGTGGACGACGAACTCTTCGGTGGCGGGCCCGACGACGTACCGCAGCGATACCGTGCGGCCAGTCCGATGACCTACCTGGACCAGGTACGCGGCCCCCTGTTTATCGCTGCCGCCGGCGACGACGACCGCTGCCCACCGGGCCAGGTGCGGCGTTACGTCGCCGCGCTGCGCCGCCGCCGCGTGCCGCACCAGCTGCACTGGATGTCCGGCGGCCATCTCGGCGACGCCACCAGCCAGACCCACGCCTTCGACGAGTTACTCCGGTACGCCGGCCAGGCACTGCGACCGGACCGAACCCGGGTGGCCACAGCGGACGGCCGCCCGTACCAACCAACCAGCCAGGGAGGGAGGTGA
- a CDS encoding MauE/DoxX family redox-associated membrane protein, giving the protein MWLRAVLGAILTTMGVGQLASWPAMPDILAAYEFAPAAALPWFAAVVILAELTSGLWLLTRPRSCALTPVWIYTAVAVIWAGLAAQAFGRGLTVDNCGCFGRFLTQRLGWFVLLQDALLLIYAGLMLRATRKARTRAAGATR; this is encoded by the coding sequence ATGTGGCTTCGTGCTGTCCTGGGTGCCATCCTCACGACGATGGGAGTAGGCCAGCTCGCTTCGTGGCCGGCGATGCCGGACATCCTCGCCGCGTACGAGTTCGCACCCGCGGCGGCGCTACCGTGGTTCGCCGCAGTGGTGATCCTGGCAGAACTGACCAGTGGGCTCTGGCTACTGACCCGACCGCGGTCGTGCGCGCTGACCCCGGTCTGGATCTACACCGCGGTGGCGGTGATCTGGGCCGGCCTGGCAGCGCAGGCGTTCGGCCGCGGTCTGACGGTCGACAACTGCGGCTGCTTTGGGCGCTTCTTGACCCAGCGACTCGGCTGGTTCGTGCTGCTCCAGGACGCACTACTGCTGATCTACGCAGGACTGATGCTGCGCGCCACCCGCAAGGCCCGGACGCGCGCAGCCGGGGCGACACGTTGA
- the murJ gene encoding murein biosynthesis integral membrane protein MurJ, producing the protein MAVATLVSRAAGFVRLVVLASALGMGSRLLDGYNVANTLPNAVYELVVGGAMASVVVPLLVRAALTEPDAGMVYTQRLLSLLVYGLGAVTLVAMISAPWLVAVYAPGFSGEQHDLAVLLSRFFLPQILFYGLSATAGAALNIRGRFAVPMWAPVVNSLVVIAVGMTYLAVGGTTSITSMPAGHLLLLAVGTTAGVFAQMTLVVWALARSGFTLRPRLNPRGIGIRRIGRLGAWVLVSVVAAQILLAVATRVASTSGPGGVSAFQNALAVFQMPFAVIAMSVMTAMLPRLSRHAAGRQHAQIVEDLSQAVRLAVVALAPIAVAMTVLGPQLATLLFGYGRSSPSAIALLGAVVAAFGVALVPFTGFMILQRGFYALQDTRTPAIVTVGVTVVGVAGCVAATWLLPRANAVIGVPLAYAVAYTAGLAAAALLLRRRLGRIDGHRLLRTAARVTVAVGVSGSCGGLTVYALTPLLDSQDNAALITLTVAGAIGCAVYVAVARLVHLTELRQLVATALAGIRPG; encoded by the coding sequence ATGGCGGTGGCGACGTTGGTGTCACGGGCCGCCGGTTTCGTCCGTCTGGTGGTGCTGGCCTCCGCCCTGGGAATGGGGAGCCGTCTGCTCGACGGCTACAACGTGGCGAACACGCTGCCCAACGCCGTCTACGAGCTTGTCGTCGGCGGCGCGATGGCCAGCGTGGTGGTGCCGCTGCTGGTGCGTGCCGCACTGACCGAACCCGATGCCGGGATGGTCTACACCCAGCGGCTACTGTCGTTGCTGGTCTACGGGCTCGGGGCAGTCACTCTGGTGGCAATGATCTCAGCCCCGTGGCTGGTCGCGGTCTATGCGCCGGGTTTTTCCGGCGAGCAGCACGACCTGGCGGTGTTACTCAGCCGGTTCTTTCTGCCCCAGATCCTGTTCTATGGCCTCAGTGCCACCGCCGGCGCGGCGCTCAACATCCGGGGCCGGTTCGCCGTTCCGATGTGGGCGCCGGTTGTCAACAGCCTGGTCGTGATCGCTGTCGGGATGACCTACCTGGCCGTCGGCGGCACCACCAGCATTACGTCGATGCCCGCCGGACATCTGCTGTTGCTCGCCGTGGGCACCACCGCGGGCGTCTTCGCCCAGATGACCCTGGTGGTGTGGGCCCTGGCGCGCAGCGGCTTCACCCTTCGGCCCCGACTCAACCCACGGGGCATCGGGATCCGGCGAATCGGCCGGCTCGGCGCCTGGGTCCTCGTGTCGGTCGTCGCCGCGCAGATCCTGCTCGCAGTGGCCACCCGAGTCGCCTCGACGAGCGGACCGGGCGGGGTCAGCGCCTTCCAGAACGCGCTCGCGGTGTTCCAGATGCCGTTCGCGGTGATCGCCATGTCGGTGATGACCGCGATGCTGCCCCGGCTCAGTCGCCACGCCGCCGGCCGCCAGCACGCCCAGATCGTCGAGGACCTGTCCCAGGCGGTCCGGCTGGCGGTCGTGGCACTCGCCCCGATCGCGGTGGCCATGACGGTGCTCGGCCCGCAGCTCGCCACGCTGTTGTTCGGCTACGGCCGCAGTTCACCGTCGGCGATCGCCCTGCTGGGCGCGGTGGTGGCAGCCTTCGGGGTGGCCCTGGTGCCGTTCACCGGCTTCATGATTCTGCAACGCGGGTTCTACGCCCTCCAGGACACCAGGACCCCCGCGATTGTCACCGTCGGGGTCACCGTCGTCGGCGTGGCCGGATGCGTCGCCGCGACATGGCTACTACCCCGCGCCAACGCCGTGATCGGGGTTCCCCTCGCGTACGCGGTCGCCTACACGGCGGGCCTCGCCGCCGCTGCCCTTCTCCTGCGCCGTCGGCTGGGACGAATCGACGGGCACCGACTGCTTCGTACGGCCGCTCGGGTAACGGTCGCCGTCGGCGTCTCCGGCAGCTGCGGCGGTCTCACGGTCTACGCCCTCACGCCGCTGCTCGACTCCCAGGACAATGCTGCGCTGATCACATTGACCGTGGCGGGCGCCATCGGCTGTGCCGTCTACGTTGCGGTCGCCCGCCTGGTGCACCTCACCGAGCTGCGCCAACTCGTGGCAACAGCCCTGGCCGGCATCCGACCCGGCTGA